In Williamwhitmania sp., the genomic window AACTTCTGCTCGCGAAAGAATGCATGCGACTTATGCAGATATGCCACCACCGGCTCGATGCCATAAGCTGGCTGCCGAGTAGGCGTATAACCGGGATTGCAGAACAAATTCACAATCTCCAAAAAGAAGTTTACATCAACGCCATAATCGAGGCAGACAAGCTCAACCGTTTTCTCCCCAAACCCAAGGTGAACACCTAGGCGATGAATGATTGGCAGAAGTTGGCTGTCGGAAAGAACCAGCTCCGCCATCTTTGTTCCTTTAGTAACAATCATGAATGCAGCAGTTTTGAAGCAATAACATCCTTTGGCCTAAATGGTTTAACTTTTTGAGTTTGTATGGCCGTCAGCATCGATAATGTGAACATCTCTCTGCGGGAATGGTATTTCAATGCCTTGCTGTTTAAACTTTGCAAAAAGTTCAAAATAGATTTCGCTGGAAAGCACCAATGGCCTAGTGCTATGGTATGATGTGTAAACCCTGAGTAAAAAATTGATGGAGCTATCGCCGTAGCTCTCCAGCAACACCTCCGGTTCAGGAGTTTTAAGCACATGCGGGTTTTCGTTGGCTACCTTAAGCAGTATGCTGCGAACCACCTCTGGATCCTCCTTGTAAGCAACTCCAACTGGTATGGCAAATCGAACGCTGGTGTCGTTGTAGCTCCAATTAATTACCGTTTCAGAAATAAACTTTGAGTTAGGAACAATAACGGCAATGTTATCATTCGTGAGAATGGTGGTACTTCGAGCAGAAATGGTCATAATGGTTCCAGCAAGGTTATTCAAATCGGGAACCTCAACCCTATCACCAACCTTAATTGGCCGTTCAAAGAGAATAACTAAGCCGCTGATAAAGTTGTTGGTGATGTTTTGTAATCCAAAGCCAACTCCAACGCTCAATGCTCCAGCCACCACGGTAAGCGCACTTAGGTTTACGCCGGAAGATTGAAAAATTACCACCAGACCTATAAAAATTACTGCATACTTGAAAATATTGCCCACCGAATGTGCAAAACTTTCGTTGCTGGTAACCCTTATAACCAACCTTTCAACAATGAACTTGCGAAGGATTTTTGTGAAAACAAATAGTAAGGTGATGGCGATCAATAAATAGAGGAGCATGCCAATGGTTATTTTTGAACTGCCATAATTAAAAATTGTGAAGTTGAGCAGGTCCAATATTCTTTTTAGAAATGCGTACACATCCTCCATGGCTATACAACTTTAGGAATACAAGATAGGCAAAAAAAACAAAAGTGGTTAAATGCTTTTTCTAGCTAAACATTCTTAGCGCCCAAAAGTCTTAAAAAGAAAAAAAAGTTAACAGTGATATGCATCCACCAGCAAGCGAAATATATTGTAAAGCATGTTATTTGTTGACTATTCCAGCTAAATTTGTCGAACATTTAAATGAGTAATGCCATGAAGAAATTGCTTATACTTGCCGTCTTGGCAGCCTTTACAGGCATATCACAAGTTAAGGCTCAGCAAGCAGACACCACTAAAACAACCATAACTTTTATGGTTACCGAACACAACTTTGGTCTGTTACAGTTTGGTGAGAGCGGGGTATATAAGTTTGAATTCACCAATGCCGGAACCACACCACTCATTGTTAGCAA contains:
- a CDS encoding mechanosensitive ion channel domain-containing protein, whose protein sequence is MEDVYAFLKRILDLLNFTIFNYGSSKITIGMLLYLLIAITLLFVFTKILRKFIVERLVIRVTSNESFAHSVGNIFKYAVIFIGLVVIFQSSGVNLSALTVVAGALSVGVGFGLQNITNNFISGLVILFERPIKVGDRVEVPDLNNLAGTIMTISARSTTILTNDNIAVIVPNSKFISETVINWSYNDTSVRFAIPVGVAYKEDPEVVRSILLKVANENPHVLKTPEPEVLLESYGDSSINFLLRVYTSYHSTRPLVLSSEIYFELFAKFKQQGIEIPFPQRDVHIIDADGHTNSKS
- a CDS encoding DUF1573 domain-containing protein: MKKLLILAVLAAFTGISQVKAQQADTTKTTITFMVTEHNFGLLQFGESGVYKFEFTNAGTTPLIVSNVVSGCGCTKPVWPKEPIMPGKTGEIEVGYNTSIVGSFNKSVTVFSNAKTSPIILRIMGAVAPKKEK